Proteins from a genomic interval of Polaribacter sejongensis:
- a CDS encoding GlmU family protein, with protein sequence MNYILFDGDVRNALLPFTYTKPVADIRIGILTIREKWEKYLGLTTTTITQEYLEEKYPMVEMEENILINASFCPTENLIEKVKNLSKNEAIFKGDDVIAFYTSDSQEEVNFDEYTQIEFDEDLIQVKNTWDIFSLNDIAIQQDFDLITEGRESEPIPEGTRYLNKENIFIEEGAEITFATLNASTGPIYIGKDAVIMENSAIRGPFAMCENAVVKLGTKIFGATTLGPYCKVGGEISNAVLFAYSSKGHDGYLGNSVIGEWCNLGADTNNSNLKNNYAQVKLWNYETGRFAKTGLQFCGLMMGDHSKCGINTMFNTGTVVGVSANIFGSGFPRNFIPSFSWGGASGFTEYKTDKVFEVAEVVMKRKDLVFEEIDKRILEHVFDETKQYRNY encoded by the coding sequence ATGAATTATATTCTATTTGATGGAGATGTTAGAAACGCTCTATTACCCTTTACATATACAAAACCAGTTGCAGACATTAGAATAGGAATATTAACCATTCGAGAAAAGTGGGAGAAATATTTAGGTTTAACGACCACGACTATTACACAGGAATATTTAGAAGAAAAATATCCGATGGTAGAAATGGAAGAGAACATATTAATCAATGCTTCTTTTTGTCCGACTGAAAACTTGATTGAAAAAGTAAAGAATTTATCAAAAAATGAAGCTATTTTTAAAGGTGATGATGTCATTGCTTTTTATACTTCAGATTCACAAGAAGAAGTGAATTTTGATGAGTACACTCAAATTGAATTTGATGAAGATTTGATACAAGTTAAAAACACTTGGGATATTTTTTCTTTAAATGACATAGCTATTCAGCAAGATTTCGATTTAATTACAGAAGGAAGAGAGTCTGAACCAATACCAGAAGGAACAAGGTATTTGAATAAAGAAAATATTTTTATAGAAGAAGGCGCAGAAATTACTTTTGCAACTTTAAACGCATCTACAGGACCAATTTATATTGGTAAAGATGCTGTTATAATGGAAAATTCTGCAATTAGAGGTCCTTTTGCAATGTGTGAAAATGCTGTTGTAAAATTAGGAACAAAAATATTTGGAGCTACTACTTTAGGTCCTTATTGTAAAGTAGGAGGAGAAATCAGTAACGCTGTTTTATTTGCATATTCAAGCAAAGGTCACGATGGTTATTTAGGGAATTCTGTAATAGGAGAATGGTGTAATTTAGGTGCAGATACAAATAACTCTAACCTTAAAAATAATTATGCCCAAGTTAAATTATGGAATTATGAGACAGGTCGTTTTGCAAAAACAGGCTTACAATTTTGTGGTTTAATGATGGGAGATCATTCTAAATGCGGAATCAACACAATGTTTAATACAGGTACCGTAGTTGGTGTAAGTGCCAATATTTTTGGAAGCGGATTTCCAAGGAATTTTATTCCGTCTTTTAGTTGGGGAGGAGCTTCTGGATTTACAGAATATAAAACTGATAAAGTTTTTGAAGTAGCAGAAGTTGTTATGAAACGTAAAGATTTGGTTTTTGAAGAAATTGATAAAAGAATTCTAGAACACGTTTTTGATGAAACGAAACAATATAGAAATTATTAA
- a CDS encoding acyl-CoA thioesterase, translated as MIKQFKHIKESQVKIMELMKPSNSNFSGKIHGGYILNLMDQIAFACASKHSGNYCVTASVNKVDFLNPIEVGELVTMKASINFTGRTSMVVGLRVDSENIRTGETKHCNSSYFTMVAKDDDGKSTPVPGIILTTKDEVRRFARSITRQSEGRNRTSRFHSKVFKVDEYIHLLEESNAKIDLK; from the coding sequence ATGATTAAACAATTTAAACATATTAAGGAATCACAAGTAAAAATTATGGAGTTGATGAAACCATCGAACTCTAATTTTAGCGGTAAAATTCATGGAGGTTATATTTTAAATTTGATGGATCAAATTGCATTTGCTTGTGCTTCTAAGCATTCTGGAAATTATTGTGTTACGGCTTCTGTAAATAAGGTTGATTTTTTAAATCCTATTGAAGTTGGCGAATTAGTAACCATGAAAGCTTCTATTAATTTTACAGGTAGAACCTCTATGGTAGTTGGTTTACGTGTAGATTCTGAAAACATTAGAACTGGAGAAACAAAACATTGTAACTCTTCTTATTTTACAATGGTTGCAAAAGATGATGATGGAAAAAGTACGCCTGTTCCTGGTATTATCTTAACAACTAAAGACGAAGTTAGACGTTTTGCAAGAAGTATTACAAGACAAAGTGAAGGAAGAAATAGAACTTCTCGTTTTCATAGTAAAGTTTTTAAAGTTGATGAATATATTCACTTACTAGAAGAAAGCAATGCTAAAATTGACTTAAAATAA
- the guaB gene encoding IMP dehydrogenase, producing the protein MTAHDNKILGEGLTYDDVLLVPAFSDVLPREVSIQTKFTRNITINVPIASAAMDTVTESALAIAIAREGGIGVLHKNMSIEQQAKEVRKVKRAESGMILDPVTLPLTAVVAEAKANMKEHGIGGIPIVDDNGILKGIVTNRDLRFEHDSQRPIVEVMTSENLVTADVGTSLSDAEKILQNYKIEKLLIVDENYKLKGLITFRDITKVTQKPIANKDSFGRLRVAAALGVTGDAVDRAEALVNAGVDAVIIDTAHGHTKGVVAVLKAVKAKFPELDVVVGNIATGAAAKYLVEAGADAVKVGIGPGSICTTRVVAGVGFPQFSAVLEVAAAIKGSGVPVIADGGIRYTGDIPKAIAAGADSVMLGSLLAGTKESPGETIIYEGRKFKSYRGMGSVEAMKQGSKDRYFQDVEDDIKKLVPEGIVGRVPYKGELAESIHQFIGGLRAGMGYCGAKDVETLKETGRFVRITASGINESHPHDVAITKESPNYSRR; encoded by the coding sequence ATGACAGCACACGACAACAAAATTTTAGGAGAAGGATTAACATATGACGACGTTCTTTTAGTCCCAGCCTTTTCCGATGTACTTCCAAGAGAAGTAAGTATTCAAACAAAATTTACAAGAAATATTACTATAAACGTTCCTATTGCATCTGCTGCAATGGATACTGTTACAGAATCTGCATTGGCAATTGCCATTGCAAGAGAAGGCGGTATTGGTGTTTTACATAAAAACATGTCTATAGAACAGCAAGCTAAAGAAGTTAGAAAAGTAAAACGTGCCGAAAGCGGAATGATTTTAGACCCTGTTACTTTGCCTTTAACGGCTGTGGTTGCTGAAGCAAAAGCAAACATGAAAGAACACGGTATTGGAGGAATTCCTATTGTTGATGACAATGGCATCTTAAAAGGAATTGTTACTAATAGAGATTTACGTTTTGAGCATGATAGCCAAAGACCAATTGTAGAAGTAATGACTAGCGAAAATCTAGTAACTGCAGATGTTGGAACTTCTTTAAGTGATGCCGAAAAAATTCTTCAGAATTATAAAATAGAAAAACTTTTAATTGTTGATGAAAATTATAAATTAAAAGGATTAATTACTTTTAGAGATATCACCAAAGTAACTCAGAAACCAATTGCTAATAAAGATTCTTTTGGTAGATTAAGAGTTGCGGCTGCATTAGGAGTTACAGGAGATGCAGTAGATAGAGCAGAAGCATTAGTAAATGCTGGTGTAGACGCTGTAATTATAGATACAGCTCACGGACATACTAAAGGAGTAGTTGCAGTTTTAAAAGCTGTAAAAGCAAAGTTTCCTGAATTAGATGTAGTTGTTGGAAATATAGCTACAGGAGCTGCTGCTAAATATTTGGTAGAAGCAGGTGCAGATGCTGTAAAAGTAGGTATTGGTCCAGGTTCTATTTGTACTACAAGAGTAGTTGCAGGAGTTGGTTTTCCTCAATTTTCTGCAGTTTTAGAAGTTGCAGCCGCTATTAAAGGTAGTGGGGTTCCAGTAATTGCAGATGGAGGAATCCGTTATACAGGAGATATTCCTAAAGCAATTGCAGCTGGAGCAGATTCTGTAATGTTAGGTTCTCTTTTAGCAGGTACAAAAGAATCGCCAGGAGAAACTATTATTTACGAAGGGAGAAAATTTAAATCTTATAGAGGTATGGGATCTGTAGAAGCTATGAAACAAGGTTCTAAAGATAGATACTTTCAAGATGTAGAAGATGATATTAAAAAATTAGTACCAGAAGGTATTGTAGGTCGTGTTCCTTATAAAGGAGAACTTGCAGAAAGTATCCACCAATTTATTGGAGGTTTACGAGCTGGAATGGGATATTGTGGAGCAAAAGATGTAGAAACATTAAAAGAAACTGGTAGATTTGTAAGAATTACAGCAAGTGGAATTAATGAAAGTCATCCGCATGATGTAGCAATTACTAAAGAATCTCCTAATTACAGTAGAAGATAA
- the priA gene encoding replication restart helicase PriA produces the protein MLHFIDVILPIPIQKTFTYSVTEEEANFLKKGMRVAVSFGKSKMYSALVLNIHQTKPVLYEAKDIHQILDEVPLVNELQLKHWQWISNYYMCSLGDVYRAALPSAFLLESETIINKNEDFSDDAILADDEFLIFEALQHQSQLTIHQVIAILGKQKVMPIINSLIKKEAIIIKEEIYEQYKPKLVKYVRLHSDYSSDDSLGKLLEELSRAKKQREAVLGFFQLSTSKKPIKAKDLEEKASVSASILKSLVDKNIFEFYHIQTDRIEFNGDTNDLKVLNEFQEKALTEIKETFKEKDVTLLHGITSSGKTEVYTKLIQEVLDQGKQVVFLLPEIALTTQIITRLQFYFGEQISVFHSKYSMNERVEVWNNVLENKPKARIILGARSSIFLPFSNLGLIVVDEEHETSYKQFEPSPRYNARDCAIVLAKLHNAKILLGSATPSLETYFNAQQNKYGFVALNRRHGNVQLPKIELIDVKEKQRKKEMKGHFSDRLLKLIQEALDLKEQVILFQNRRGFSPVVECNTCGVSPECPNCDVSLTYHKFRNELRCHYCNYQRAMPNSCGACGSNTLDNKGFGTEQIELELTTLFPDFKIGRMDLDTTRGKYGYQKIIGAFEAKEIDVLVGTQMLSKGLDFENVTLVGIINADSMLNFPDFRAHERAYDMMVQVSGRAGRSKKQGNVAIQTYNPHHQILQQVSTTNYAEMYKEQLQERWQYKYPPYYRLIKITLKHKDYNKVDSGVNWLFKALSSSFGEHVLGPTAPAVSRVRNQYIKNIVIKIPPKQNLAQTKKQLQKIKDTFEAVKDFRPIRFITDVDAY, from the coding sequence TTGCTACATTTTATAGACGTCATACTACCCATTCCTATCCAGAAAACTTTTACGTATTCTGTTACAGAAGAAGAAGCTAACTTTCTAAAAAAAGGAATGCGTGTTGCTGTTTCTTTTGGTAAATCTAAGATGTATTCTGCCTTGGTTTTAAACATCCATCAAACAAAACCAGTTTTGTACGAAGCCAAAGATATTCATCAGATTTTAGATGAAGTTCCATTGGTAAATGAATTACAACTAAAACATTGGCAATGGATTTCTAATTATTACATGTGTTCTTTAGGTGATGTCTATAGAGCTGCTTTGCCTTCTGCTTTTTTGTTAGAAAGTGAAACCATTATCAATAAAAATGAAGATTTTTCTGATGATGCTATTTTAGCCGATGATGAGTTTTTAATTTTTGAAGCTTTACAACATCAATCTCAATTAACCATTCATCAAGTAATTGCTATTTTAGGAAAGCAAAAAGTAATGCCTATTATAAACTCTTTAATCAAAAAAGAGGCAATTATAATTAAGGAAGAAATTTACGAACAATACAAACCAAAACTAGTAAAGTACGTTCGTTTACACTCCGATTATTCTTCGGATGATTCTTTAGGAAAACTATTAGAAGAATTATCTAGAGCAAAAAAACAACGTGAAGCGGTTTTAGGATTTTTTCAATTATCAACTTCTAAAAAACCTATAAAAGCAAAAGATCTAGAGGAAAAAGCAAGTGTTTCTGCTTCCATTTTAAAATCTTTAGTTGATAAAAATATCTTTGAATTTTACCACATTCAAACAGATAGAATTGAGTTTAATGGAGATACAAATGATTTAAAAGTACTGAATGAATTTCAAGAAAAAGCACTTACAGAAATCAAAGAAACCTTTAAAGAAAAAGACGTTACACTTTTACACGGAATTACAAGTTCTGGAAAAACGGAGGTCTATACAAAGTTAATTCAGGAAGTATTAGACCAAGGGAAACAAGTAGTATTCTTATTACCCGAAATTGCATTAACCACACAAATAATTACACGTTTACAGTTTTATTTTGGAGAACAAATTTCTGTTTTTCACTCTAAATATTCTATGAATGAACGTGTAGAAGTTTGGAATAATGTTTTAGAAAACAAACCAAAAGCTCGTATTATTTTGGGTGCTCGTTCTTCAATATTTTTACCTTTTTCTAACTTAGGTTTAATTGTGGTTGATGAAGAACACGAAACTTCTTACAAACAATTTGAACCTTCTCCAAGGTATAATGCACGAGATTGCGCTATTGTTTTAGCGAAACTTCATAATGCTAAAATCTTATTGGGTTCTGCTACTCCATCCTTAGAAACTTATTTTAATGCACAACAAAATAAATATGGTTTTGTAGCATTAAATCGTCGTCATGGAAATGTGCAACTGCCAAAAATTGAATTGATAGACGTAAAGGAAAAGCAGCGAAAAAAGGAAATGAAAGGTCATTTTTCTGATAGATTGCTAAAACTGATTCAGGAAGCTTTAGACTTAAAAGAGCAAGTAATCTTGTTTCAAAATAGACGCGGATTTTCACCAGTTGTAGAATGTAATACTTGTGGAGTATCACCAGAATGCCCAAATTGTGATGTCAGTTTAACCTATCATAAATTTAGGAACGAATTACGTTGCCATTATTGCAACTATCAAAGAGCCATGCCAAATAGTTGTGGAGCTTGTGGAAGCAATACTTTAGACAATAAAGGTTTTGGTACCGAACAAATTGAACTAGAACTGACAACTTTATTTCCCGATTTTAAAATCGGAAGAATGGATTTAGACACCACTCGAGGAAAATATGGGTATCAAAAAATAATTGGAGCTTTTGAAGCGAAGGAGATAGATGTTTTAGTAGGAACACAAATGCTTTCTAAAGGGTTAGATTTTGAAAATGTAACTTTAGTTGGAATCATAAATGCCGATTCTATGCTCAATTTTCCAGATTTTAGAGCACATGAACGTGCTTATGACATGATGGTACAAGTTTCTGGAAGAGCAGGAAGAAGCAAAAAACAAGGAAATGTAGCCATTCAAACCTACAATCCGCATCATCAAATATTACAACAAGTTTCTACTACAAATTATGCAGAAATGTATAAAGAACAATTGCAAGAACGTTGGCAATATAAATATCCACCTTATTACAGGTTGATAAAAATCACCTTAAAACACAAAGATTATAACAAAGTTGATAGTGGTGTAAATTGGCTTTTTAAAGCTTTATCCAGTTCTTTTGGCGAGCATGTTTTAGGTCCAACAGCACCAGCCGTTTCTAGAGTTCGAAATCAATATATTAAGAACATTGTCATTAAAATTCCACCAAAACAGAATTTAGCACAAACAAAAAAACAGCTACAAAAGATTAAAGACACTTTTGAAGCTGTTAAAGATTTTAGACCAATCCGATTTATAACGGATGTGGATGCGTATTAA
- a CDS encoding lycopene cyclase family protein has protein sequence MNNFDIVIVGGGTAGLILARELGSFKQKTLILDRKDNLLEFSFNTLGSFINLEDFNLSKKVIAQEIDTLVFQSKRVKREIGNLNMYVLDKKKLHEELINSLDQNYVTIKTEVHIKDVLKDEAGLFTGVTDKNENNYFGKIIVDASGTNGVISKKIGLREKKGQLATGVEYNVEYLGEPNKMYLLSGKDYQGGYGWIFPLKNKRAIIGFGTFNEAIIKNLKPRLNEVLKLPLIKKLVKKDNDKVEGGSVPITPVLEKFVINNLVCVGDCVSQVNPIVGEGYKFIFEAAIMASKAIDKSLKEENIDFLSEYETEWKNRFSANYKRSKNAQEKIFKYSNNDVVMDIALLSMRLRSNDRIIKSVSGEYGLEKS, from the coding sequence ATGAATAATTTTGATATTGTTATTGTTGGTGGTGGTACTGCAGGTTTAATACTTGCAAGAGAACTAGGTAGTTTTAAACAAAAAACACTTATTTTAGATAGAAAGGATAATTTATTAGAGTTTTCTTTTAACACACTTGGTAGTTTTATAAATTTAGAAGATTTCAATCTATCAAAAAAAGTTATTGCACAAGAAATAGATACACTCGTTTTTCAATCTAAAAGAGTAAAAAGAGAAATAGGAAACCTAAATATGTACGTTTTAGACAAAAAGAAACTACATGAAGAACTTATCAATTCTCTAGACCAAAACTACGTAACCATAAAAACGGAAGTTCATATAAAAGATGTTTTAAAAGATGAAGCTGGTCTTTTTACTGGCGTTACTGATAAAAACGAAAACAACTATTTTGGAAAAATTATTGTTGATGCATCTGGTACCAATGGAGTTATTAGTAAAAAAATAGGCTTAAGAGAAAAAAAAGGGCAACTAGCAACTGGTGTTGAGTATAATGTGGAATATTTAGGCGAACCAAACAAAATGTATCTTTTAAGTGGTAAAGATTATCAAGGTGGTTATGGGTGGATTTTTCCTTTAAAAAATAAAAGAGCAATCATAGGATTTGGTACTTTTAACGAAGCCATTATTAAAAATTTAAAACCTAGATTAAATGAGGTTTTAAAACTACCATTAATTAAAAAATTAGTTAAAAAAGATAATGATAAGGTAGAAGGTGGTAGCGTACCAATTACTCCCGTCTTAGAAAAATTTGTAATTAATAACTTAGTTTGTGTTGGAGATTGTGTTTCTCAGGTAAACCCTATTGTTGGAGAAGGTTACAAGTTTATTTTTGAAGCTGCTATAATGGCTAGCAAGGCTATAGATAAGTCTTTAAAAGAAGAAAATATTGATTTTTTAAGCGAATATGAAACTGAATGGAAAAATAGGTTTTCAGCAAATTATAAGCGTTCAAAAAATGCACAAGAAAAAATATTTAAGTACTCTAATAATGATGTTGTAATGGATATAGCATTACTTTCAATGAGACTGCGTTCTAATGATAGAATTATCAAATCTGTATCAGGAGAATATGGACTTGAAAAGAGTTAA